From a single Meles meles chromosome 21, mMelMel3.1 paternal haplotype, whole genome shotgun sequence genomic region:
- the MSRB1 gene encoding methionine-R-sulfoxide reductase B1 — MSFCSFSGGEIFQNHFEPGVYVCAKCGYELFSSRSKYAHSSPWPAFTETIHADSVAKRPERNSPDALKVSCGRCGNGLGHEFLNDGPKPGQSRFUIFSSSLKFIPKGKGASGSQEP; from the exons ATGTCGTTCTGCAGCTTCTCCGGGGGCGAGATTTTCCAGAACCACTTTGAGCCGG gTGTCTATGTGTGTGCCAAGTGTGGCTACGAGCTCTTCTCCAGCCGCTCGAAGTACGCACACTCATCCCCGTGGCCTGCCTTCACTGAGACCATTCACGCTGACAGCGTGGCCAAGCGTCCGGAGCGCAACTCTCCTGACGCCCTAAAG GTGTCCTGTGGCAGATGTGGGAACGGGCTAGGCCATGAGTTCCTGAATGATGGCCCCAAGCCGGGGCAGTCCCGCTTCTGAATATTTAGCAGCTCGCTGAAGTTCATCCCGAAAG GCAAAGGAGCTTCTGGCTCTCAGGAACCGTAG